One stretch of Rhizophagus irregularis chromosome 6, complete sequence DNA includes these proteins:
- a CDS encoding uncharacterized protein (SECRETED:cutsite_VVG-QA; SECRETED:prob_0.2684); SECRETED:SignalP(1-29) has product MGRRKLFNGPLSSILTLITLLFLISFVVGQAPAPAVPAPAPAPAKAPAKEADAKKTKEPAKANTKAPAKGKAKEDDAKNAKDAKGAKGAKDAKGAKAKVDPKAAKAPAPPAAAAPPPPPAPPVPAPAPAPAPVPAPDQNLAKQCNDCWTNKRSELPACKGISKDEFTAFNKSPNSPKVASCLCLFANSMASVFDNECSAVCVDQKLITDLNNQASQYKTAYKCDDKGNSILGSSSNLVGGSGNQTASAISNNINENNMVLGLSFMIGMVLFLIFN; this is encoded by the coding sequence atgggaagaagaaaattatttaatggacCTCTCTCTTCaatattaacgttaataacgttattatttttgatatcatttgTTGTTGGTCAAGCACCTGCACCAGCTGTTCCTGCTCCCGCTCCCGCTCCCGCAAAAGCCCCTGCTAAGGAAGCAGATGCTAAAAAAACCAAAGAACCCGCAAAAGCCAATACTAAAGCTCCAGCTAAAGGAAAAGCAAAGGAAGATGATGCAAAGAATGCAAAAGATGCAAAGGGTGCAAAGGGCGCAAAAGATGCAAAGGGTGCAAAGGCAAAGGTTGACCCTAAAGCTGCTAAAGCTCCAGCTCCCCCAGCTGCCGCAGCTCCACCACCTCCACCAGCTCCACCAGTTCCAGCTCCAGCTCCAGCTCCAGCTCCAGTTCCAGCTCCAGACCAAAATTTAGCAAAACAATGTAATGATTGTTGGACTAATAAGAGATCAGAATTACCAGCTTGTAAGGGAATATCGAAGGATGAATTTACGGCATTTAATAAATCACCTAATTCACCAAAAGTTGCCAGTTGTTTATGTTTATTTGCCAATAGTATGGCATCAGTTTTTGATAATGAATGTAGCGCTGTTTGCGTTGATCAAAAACTTATTACTGACCTCAATAATCAAGCATCTCAATATAAAACTGCTTATAAATGTGATGATAAAGGTAATTCTATATTGGGCTCTAGTAGTAATCTTGTTGGAGGATCTGGAAATCAAACAGCCTCTGccatttcaaataatattaatgaaaataatatggTCCTCGGATTATCTTTCATGATTGGAATGGTTTTATTcttaatctttaattaa